In a genomic window of Gossypium arboreum isolate Shixiya-1 chromosome 7, ASM2569848v2, whole genome shotgun sequence:
- the LOC108465050 gene encoding protein ACTIVITY OF BC1 COMPLEX KINASE 7, chloroplastic isoform X2 translates to MTVILASHSCYSCNYEMMNQGRAVGKSFRFQVEMQQTEPTPKVGINGRAVKMVPASEVVKRQAPATRKVEQVNGVKQVINGNGASIVRRKNSPSLVKMPISRVSKELPPLEELKILPSDENFSWANENYSSLQRSIDVWSFIISLRVRVLLDNAKWAYAGGFTEDKQKKRRRMTASWLRERVLQLGPTFIKLGQLSSTRSDLFAREFVDELAKLQDKVPAFSPKKARGFIENELGAPIHVLFKEFEDQPIAAASLGQVHRAVLHNGEKVVVKVQRPGLKKLFDIDLRNLKLIAEYFQNSETLGGPSRDWVGIYEECSTILYQEIDYINEGKNADRFRRDFRNIKWVRIPMVFWDYTATKVLTLEYVPGIKINQLDALDAGGYNRSRISSRAIEAYLIQILRTGFFHADPHPGNLAIDVDESIIYYDFGMMGEIKSFTRKRLLELFYAVYEKDAKKVMQSLIDLGALQPTGDLSSVRRSVQFFLENLLDQRPDQDTTLAAIGEDLFAIAQDQPFRFPSTFTFVLRAFSTLEGIGYILDPNFSFAKIAAPYAQELLDIRQRQRTGSQLVQEIRKQADDARSYTMSMPYRVQRIEEILKQLESGDLRLRVRVLESERAARKATILQMATMYTVLGGTLLNLGVTFSSQGSQIIANGSFVGAGVFLTLFLRSMQRVKKLDKFEKMI, encoded by the exons ATGACAGTAATACTGGCTTCACACAGTTGTTATTCCTGCAATTATGAAATGATGAATCAAGGAAGAGCAGTAG GTAAGTCATTCAGGTTTCAAGTGGAAATGCAACAAACTGAACCAACCCCTAAAGTAGGAATCAATGGCCGAGCTGTTAAAATGGTGCCTGCAAGTGAAGTAGTGAAAAGACAGGCTCCTGCCACTAGGAAAGTGGAGCAGGTAAATGGTGTAAAGCAGGTTATAAATGGAAATGGTGCTAGCATAGTTAGGAGAAAAAACAGTCCATCCCTTGTAAAGATGCCCATATCGAGAGTGTCTAAAGAACTTCCACCATTAGAGGAGTTAAAGATTCTGCCTTCAGATGAAAATTTCAGTTGGGCCAATGAGAATTACAGTTCCTTGCAAAGGAGTATAGATGTTTGgtcttttattatttctttacgtGTACGAGTTCTATTGGACAATGCCAAATGGGCATATGCAGGGGGCTTCACTGAGGATAAGCAG AAAAAGAGGAGAAGAATGACTGCCTCATGGCTAAGAGAACGTGTATTGCAACTTGGTCCCACTTTTATTAAGCTTGGACAGTTATCGTCGACAAGATCAGATTTATTTGCGCGTGAGTTTGTCGATGAGCTTGCCAAATTGCAG GATAAAGTCCCTGCATTCTCTCCAAAGAAAGCAAGGGGCTTCATTGAGAATGAACTGGGAGCTCCTATCCATGTACTGTTTAAGGAATTCGAGGACCAGCCAATTGCTGCAGCTAGCCTTGGTCAG GTACATCGGGCTGTTCTGCATAATGGGGAGAAAGTTGTTGTCAAGGTTCAAAGGCCTGGTCTTAAGAAGCTTTTCGACATCGATTTAC GAAATCTAAAGCTAATTGCAGAGTATTTTCAAAATAGTGAAACTCTTGGTGGTCCATCAAGAGATTGGGTTGGTATATATGAGGAATGCTCGAC GATTTTGTATCAAGAAATTGATTATATAAATGAAGGGAAAAATGCTGATAGGTTTCGTCGAGATTTTCGAAATATAAAGTGGGTCCGCATACCT ATGGTGTTTTGGGATTACACTGCTACAAAGGTGTTGACGTTGGAGTATGTACCAG GCATTAAAATCAATCAATTAGATGCATTAGATGCTGGGGGATATAATCGTTCTCGAATTTCATCACGTGCCATTGAAGCATACTTGATTCAG ATACTGAGAACTGGTTTCTTTCATGCTGATCCGCATCCTGGAAATCTTGCTATTGATGTAGATGAATCAATCATCTATTATGATTTTGGCATGATGGGGGAGATTAAATCTTTCACTCGTAAGAGATTGCTAGAACTTTTCTATGCAGTGTATGAGAAAGATGCGAAAAAG GTTATGCAGAGCCTCATAGATCTTGGAGCTCTTCAACCCACAGGAGATTTGTCCTCG GTGAGGAGATCCGTGCAATTCTTCTTGGAAAATTTATTGGACCAGAGGCCAGATCAGGACACTACTTTAGCTGCAATAGGAGAG GATTTGTTTGCAATAGCTCAGGATCAACCATTCCGGTTCCCATCCACGTTTACCTTTGTTTTGAGAGCATTCTCCACACTCGAAG GTATTGGCTACATACTTGATCCTAATTTCTCCTTTGCAAAGATTGCTGCACCTTATGCACAG GAGCTTTTAGATATTAGACAAAGGCAGCGAACAGGGAGCCAACTAGTGCAAGAGATAAGGAAACAAGCTGATGAT GCCAGGTCTTacaccatgtctatgccataCAGAGTTCAGCGAATAGAGGAAATCCTTAAACAACTTGAGTCAGGAGATTTGAGACTCCGAGTCCGGGTGCTAGAG TCTGAGAGAGCAGCACGGAAGGCAACAATTCTGCAAATGGCAACCATGTACACGGTACTAGGAGGGACCCTGCTAAACCTAGGTGTCACCTTCAGCAGTCAGGGAAGCCAAATTATTGCAAACGGATCATTCGTTGGAGCAG GAGTTTTCTTGACACTTTTTCTTAGGTCAATGCAAAGGGTGAAGAAGCTTGATAAATTCGAGAAGATGATATGA
- the LOC108465050 gene encoding protein ACTIVITY OF BC1 COMPLEX KINASE 7, chloroplastic isoform X3 — translation MQQTEPTPKVGINGRAVKMVPASEVVKRQAPATRKVEQVNGVKQVINGNGASIVRRKNSPSLVKMPISRVSKELPPLEELKILPSDENFSWANENYSSLQRSIDVWSFIISLRVRVLLDNAKWAYAGGFTEDKQKKRRRMTASWLRERVLQLGPTFIKLGQLSSTRSDLFAREFVDELAKLQDKVPAFSPKKARGFIENELGAPIHVLFKEFEDQPIAAASLGQVHRAVLHNGEKVVVKVQRPGLKKLFDIDLRNLKLIAEYFQNSETLGGPSRDWVGIYEECSTILYQEIDYINEGKNADRFRRDFRNIKWVRIPMVFWDYTATKVLTLEYVPGIKINQLDALDAGGYNRSRISSRAIEAYLIQILRTGFFHADPHPGNLAIDVDESIIYYDFGMMGEIKSFTRKRLLELFYAVYEKDAKKVMQSLIDLGALQPTGDLSSVRRSVQFFLENLLDQRPDQDTTLAAIGEDLFAIAQDQPFRFPSTFTFVLRAFSTLEGIGYILDPNFSFAKIAAPYAQELLDIRQRQRTGSQLVQEIRKQADDARSYTMSMPYRVQRIEEILKQLESGDLRLRVRVLESERAARKATILQMATMYTVLGGTLLNLGVTFSSQGSQIIANGSFVGAGVFLTLFLRSMQRVKKLDKFEKMI, via the exons ATGCAACAAACTGAACCAACCCCTAAAGTAGGAATCAATGGCCGAGCTGTTAAAATGGTGCCTGCAAGTGAAGTAGTGAAAAGACAGGCTCCTGCCACTAGGAAAGTGGAGCAGGTAAATGGTGTAAAGCAGGTTATAAATGGAAATGGTGCTAGCATAGTTAGGAGAAAAAACAGTCCATCCCTTGTAAAGATGCCCATATCGAGAGTGTCTAAAGAACTTCCACCATTAGAGGAGTTAAAGATTCTGCCTTCAGATGAAAATTTCAGTTGGGCCAATGAGAATTACAGTTCCTTGCAAAGGAGTATAGATGTTTGgtcttttattatttctttacgtGTACGAGTTCTATTGGACAATGCCAAATGGGCATATGCAGGGGGCTTCACTGAGGATAAGCAG AAAAAGAGGAGAAGAATGACTGCCTCATGGCTAAGAGAACGTGTATTGCAACTTGGTCCCACTTTTATTAAGCTTGGACAGTTATCGTCGACAAGATCAGATTTATTTGCGCGTGAGTTTGTCGATGAGCTTGCCAAATTGCAG GATAAAGTCCCTGCATTCTCTCCAAAGAAAGCAAGGGGCTTCATTGAGAATGAACTGGGAGCTCCTATCCATGTACTGTTTAAGGAATTCGAGGACCAGCCAATTGCTGCAGCTAGCCTTGGTCAG GTACATCGGGCTGTTCTGCATAATGGGGAGAAAGTTGTTGTCAAGGTTCAAAGGCCTGGTCTTAAGAAGCTTTTCGACATCGATTTAC GAAATCTAAAGCTAATTGCAGAGTATTTTCAAAATAGTGAAACTCTTGGTGGTCCATCAAGAGATTGGGTTGGTATATATGAGGAATGCTCGAC GATTTTGTATCAAGAAATTGATTATATAAATGAAGGGAAAAATGCTGATAGGTTTCGTCGAGATTTTCGAAATATAAAGTGGGTCCGCATACCT ATGGTGTTTTGGGATTACACTGCTACAAAGGTGTTGACGTTGGAGTATGTACCAG GCATTAAAATCAATCAATTAGATGCATTAGATGCTGGGGGATATAATCGTTCTCGAATTTCATCACGTGCCATTGAAGCATACTTGATTCAG ATACTGAGAACTGGTTTCTTTCATGCTGATCCGCATCCTGGAAATCTTGCTATTGATGTAGATGAATCAATCATCTATTATGATTTTGGCATGATGGGGGAGATTAAATCTTTCACTCGTAAGAGATTGCTAGAACTTTTCTATGCAGTGTATGAGAAAGATGCGAAAAAG GTTATGCAGAGCCTCATAGATCTTGGAGCTCTTCAACCCACAGGAGATTTGTCCTCG GTGAGGAGATCCGTGCAATTCTTCTTGGAAAATTTATTGGACCAGAGGCCAGATCAGGACACTACTTTAGCTGCAATAGGAGAG GATTTGTTTGCAATAGCTCAGGATCAACCATTCCGGTTCCCATCCACGTTTACCTTTGTTTTGAGAGCATTCTCCACACTCGAAG GTATTGGCTACATACTTGATCCTAATTTCTCCTTTGCAAAGATTGCTGCACCTTATGCACAG GAGCTTTTAGATATTAGACAAAGGCAGCGAACAGGGAGCCAACTAGTGCAAGAGATAAGGAAACAAGCTGATGAT GCCAGGTCTTacaccatgtctatgccataCAGAGTTCAGCGAATAGAGGAAATCCTTAAACAACTTGAGTCAGGAGATTTGAGACTCCGAGTCCGGGTGCTAGAG TCTGAGAGAGCAGCACGGAAGGCAACAATTCTGCAAATGGCAACCATGTACACGGTACTAGGAGGGACCCTGCTAAACCTAGGTGTCACCTTCAGCAGTCAGGGAAGCCAAATTATTGCAAACGGATCATTCGTTGGAGCAG GAGTTTTCTTGACACTTTTTCTTAGGTCAATGCAAAGGGTGAAGAAGCTTGATAAATTCGAGAAGATGATATGA
- the LOC108465050 gene encoding protein ACTIVITY OF BC1 COMPLEX KINASE 7, chloroplastic isoform X1, which yields MTVILASHSCYSCNYEMMNQGRAVGTLSFSGSISNNFVTLERQICSLPMTGKSFRFQVEMQQTEPTPKVGINGRAVKMVPASEVVKRQAPATRKVEQVNGVKQVINGNGASIVRRKNSPSLVKMPISRVSKELPPLEELKILPSDENFSWANENYSSLQRSIDVWSFIISLRVRVLLDNAKWAYAGGFTEDKQKKRRRMTASWLRERVLQLGPTFIKLGQLSSTRSDLFAREFVDELAKLQDKVPAFSPKKARGFIENELGAPIHVLFKEFEDQPIAAASLGQVHRAVLHNGEKVVVKVQRPGLKKLFDIDLRNLKLIAEYFQNSETLGGPSRDWVGIYEECSTILYQEIDYINEGKNADRFRRDFRNIKWVRIPMVFWDYTATKVLTLEYVPGIKINQLDALDAGGYNRSRISSRAIEAYLIQILRTGFFHADPHPGNLAIDVDESIIYYDFGMMGEIKSFTRKRLLELFYAVYEKDAKKVMQSLIDLGALQPTGDLSSVRRSVQFFLENLLDQRPDQDTTLAAIGEDLFAIAQDQPFRFPSTFTFVLRAFSTLEGIGYILDPNFSFAKIAAPYAQELLDIRQRQRTGSQLVQEIRKQADDARSYTMSMPYRVQRIEEILKQLESGDLRLRVRVLESERAARKATILQMATMYTVLGGTLLNLGVTFSSQGSQIIANGSFVGAGVFLTLFLRSMQRVKKLDKFEKMI from the exons ATGACAGTAATACTGGCTTCACACAGTTGTTATTCCTGCAATTATGAAATGATGAATCAAGGAAGAGCAGTAGGTACTCTCAGTTTCTCGGGCTCTATTTCAAATAATTTTGTGACTCTCGAGAGGCAAATATGTAGTCTGCCTATGACAGGTAAGTCATTCAGGTTTCAAGTGGAAATGCAACAAACTGAACCAACCCCTAAAGTAGGAATCAATGGCCGAGCTGTTAAAATGGTGCCTGCAAGTGAAGTAGTGAAAAGACAGGCTCCTGCCACTAGGAAAGTGGAGCAGGTAAATGGTGTAAAGCAGGTTATAAATGGAAATGGTGCTAGCATAGTTAGGAGAAAAAACAGTCCATCCCTTGTAAAGATGCCCATATCGAGAGTGTCTAAAGAACTTCCACCATTAGAGGAGTTAAAGATTCTGCCTTCAGATGAAAATTTCAGTTGGGCCAATGAGAATTACAGTTCCTTGCAAAGGAGTATAGATGTTTGgtcttttattatttctttacgtGTACGAGTTCTATTGGACAATGCCAAATGGGCATATGCAGGGGGCTTCACTGAGGATAAGCAG AAAAAGAGGAGAAGAATGACTGCCTCATGGCTAAGAGAACGTGTATTGCAACTTGGTCCCACTTTTATTAAGCTTGGACAGTTATCGTCGACAAGATCAGATTTATTTGCGCGTGAGTTTGTCGATGAGCTTGCCAAATTGCAG GATAAAGTCCCTGCATTCTCTCCAAAGAAAGCAAGGGGCTTCATTGAGAATGAACTGGGAGCTCCTATCCATGTACTGTTTAAGGAATTCGAGGACCAGCCAATTGCTGCAGCTAGCCTTGGTCAG GTACATCGGGCTGTTCTGCATAATGGGGAGAAAGTTGTTGTCAAGGTTCAAAGGCCTGGTCTTAAGAAGCTTTTCGACATCGATTTAC GAAATCTAAAGCTAATTGCAGAGTATTTTCAAAATAGTGAAACTCTTGGTGGTCCATCAAGAGATTGGGTTGGTATATATGAGGAATGCTCGAC GATTTTGTATCAAGAAATTGATTATATAAATGAAGGGAAAAATGCTGATAGGTTTCGTCGAGATTTTCGAAATATAAAGTGGGTCCGCATACCT ATGGTGTTTTGGGATTACACTGCTACAAAGGTGTTGACGTTGGAGTATGTACCAG GCATTAAAATCAATCAATTAGATGCATTAGATGCTGGGGGATATAATCGTTCTCGAATTTCATCACGTGCCATTGAAGCATACTTGATTCAG ATACTGAGAACTGGTTTCTTTCATGCTGATCCGCATCCTGGAAATCTTGCTATTGATGTAGATGAATCAATCATCTATTATGATTTTGGCATGATGGGGGAGATTAAATCTTTCACTCGTAAGAGATTGCTAGAACTTTTCTATGCAGTGTATGAGAAAGATGCGAAAAAG GTTATGCAGAGCCTCATAGATCTTGGAGCTCTTCAACCCACAGGAGATTTGTCCTCG GTGAGGAGATCCGTGCAATTCTTCTTGGAAAATTTATTGGACCAGAGGCCAGATCAGGACACTACTTTAGCTGCAATAGGAGAG GATTTGTTTGCAATAGCTCAGGATCAACCATTCCGGTTCCCATCCACGTTTACCTTTGTTTTGAGAGCATTCTCCACACTCGAAG GTATTGGCTACATACTTGATCCTAATTTCTCCTTTGCAAAGATTGCTGCACCTTATGCACAG GAGCTTTTAGATATTAGACAAAGGCAGCGAACAGGGAGCCAACTAGTGCAAGAGATAAGGAAACAAGCTGATGAT GCCAGGTCTTacaccatgtctatgccataCAGAGTTCAGCGAATAGAGGAAATCCTTAAACAACTTGAGTCAGGAGATTTGAGACTCCGAGTCCGGGTGCTAGAG TCTGAGAGAGCAGCACGGAAGGCAACAATTCTGCAAATGGCAACCATGTACACGGTACTAGGAGGGACCCTGCTAAACCTAGGTGTCACCTTCAGCAGTCAGGGAAGCCAAATTATTGCAAACGGATCATTCGTTGGAGCAG GAGTTTTCTTGACACTTTTTCTTAGGTCAATGCAAAGGGTGAAGAAGCTTGATAAATTCGAGAAGATGATATGA